In a genomic window of Nostoc sp. UHCC 0870:
- a CDS encoding MFS transporter, whose amino-acid sequence MNHQKWRLIPVFSSRNYRLFFAGQGISLIGTWMTQLATVWLVYDLTKSPLMLGIVGFSSQIPNFFLAPFAGVFVDRFSRYRTLIGTQILSMVQSLVLATLTFTGVIQIWQIIALSLFQGFINALDAPARQAFVPELVEHRGDLANAIAVNSTMINGARLIGPAVGGLLIAQFGIAYCFLIDGLSYIAVIACLLAMTIKPWTISASPGNPLQKIQEGFVYAFSFPPIRAILILSSLVSLMGLQNTILVPIFAEKILAGNAETLGFLMAASGLGALSGGIYLVTRRTILGLGKLIAIAPAILGVGLITFANSRFLPVSLFSMLFVGLGTILQIAGSNTFLQTIVEEDKRGRLMSLYTMSFLGMIPVGNLLGGVLASHIGAPNTLIIDGVACIIGSIVFYRQLPGFKKFIYPIYHQKGIVT is encoded by the coding sequence ATGAATCATCAGAAATGGCGGCTAATACCTGTATTTAGCTCAAGAAACTATCGTTTGTTTTTTGCGGGACAGGGAATTTCTTTAATTGGCACATGGATGACGCAACTGGCGACAGTTTGGCTAGTTTACGATTTAACAAAATCACCTCTAATGCTGGGAATTGTGGGATTTTCTAGCCAAATTCCTAACTTTTTTCTTGCTCCCTTTGCCGGAGTATTTGTAGATCGCTTTTCGCGCTATCGTACCTTAATTGGTACACAGATACTATCTATGGTACAGTCGTTAGTGCTTGCCACATTAACATTTACTGGGGTGATTCAAATATGGCAAATCATCGCCTTAAGCCTGTTTCAAGGATTTATTAATGCTTTAGATGCACCAGCTAGACAAGCATTTGTACCAGAACTAGTAGAACACAGAGGCGATTTAGCCAATGCGATCGCTGTCAATTCAACTATGATTAATGGTGCGCGGTTAATTGGCCCGGCTGTGGGTGGTTTATTAATTGCTCAGTTTGGGATAGCGTACTGTTTTTTAATTGATGGGTTGAGTTATATTGCAGTTATTGCTTGTTTATTAGCGATGACCATCAAACCTTGGACAATCTCAGCAAGTCCAGGAAATCCCTTACAAAAAATTCAAGAGGGATTTGTATATGCTTTTAGTTTTCCCCCGATTCGAGCTATTTTAATCCTATCAAGTTTAGTCAGTTTGATGGGACTACAAAATACTATTCTTGTGCCTATTTTTGCTGAAAAAATATTAGCAGGTAATGCAGAAACATTAGGATTTTTGATGGCAGCTTCAGGACTAGGAGCATTATCTGGAGGAATCTATTTAGTTACACGCAGAACAATTTTAGGACTTGGTAAATTAATCGCCATAGCACCAGCAATTTTAGGTGTTGGTTTGATTACCTTTGCTAACTCTAGATTTTTACCAGTTTCTCTATTTAGTATGTTATTTGTAGGGTTAGGAACAATTTTACAAATAGCTGGTAGTAATACATTTTTGCAAACAATTGTAGAAGAAGATAAGCGCGGCAGATTAATGAGCTTATACACAATGTCATTTTTAGGAATGATACCTGTAGGTAATTTATTAGGTGGAGTATTAGCAAGTCATATAGGTGCGCCTAATACATTAATTATTGATGGTGTAGCTTGTATTATTGGGTCTATAGTTTTTTATAGACAATTACCAGGGTTCAAGAAATTTATCTACCCAATTTACCACCAGAAAGGTATTGTAACGTGA
- a CDS encoding DUF1565 domain-containing protein — MTQNLYVNPAIGSDTNPGSQAAPFKTITQALKVASPNTTIQLAGGNYKADNGEIFPLAIPFSVKVIGNEANKGNNIFIEGSGNYLSRTFARQNVTFVMLDGAELRGVTVTNPDSRGSGVWAESTTPTVANCTFINCKREGVFATGDANPVIIGNVFTENAANGIAIAKNSQGKLQGNVCFKTGFGIAISDTASPTLIDNKIYENRSGIIASGNSRPILRNNLIENNTDDGLTVIANALPDLGNTNTPGGNILRNNAKFDVQNVSANKLVSVGNQIDKTKVAGNIEFVDIQVTAPTPTPTPTPTPTPIPTPTPTPIATPTPTPIPTPIPVPIPIPTPEPELEPEPIVTPTPTPIPTPIPTPTPTPTPIPTPIPTPIPTPTPTPIPTPIPTPTPTPTPIPSPINLKDIGNHWAAPFIQELVKQGIVSGFPDGTFKPDATMTRGQYAALLVKAFNPAPNRAVIRFQDVPENFWAFKVIVQAYQGLFLSGYPDGTFKPNQNIQRVQVIVSLVNGLGLGLPTNVANAIKVFDDNAKIPDYGKNQVAKAIDKKIIVNYPNIKLLNPTRDATRGEVVAIVYQALVDARRVPAINSPYIVS, encoded by the coding sequence ATGACTCAAAATCTTTACGTAAATCCAGCTATAGGCAGCGACACCAATCCCGGTAGCCAAGCAGCCCCCTTCAAAACGATTACCCAAGCCCTAAAAGTCGCTTCACCCAATACCACTATTCAACTAGCTGGTGGGAATTACAAAGCCGATAACGGTGAAATTTTCCCCCTAGCGATTCCCTTTAGTGTCAAAGTTATCGGTAATGAAGCCAACAAAGGCAATAATATTTTCATAGAAGGTAGTGGAAACTACCTCAGCCGGACTTTTGCTCGTCAAAACGTTACCTTTGTGATGTTGGATGGTGCGGAACTAAGAGGCGTGACGGTGACTAATCCCGATAGTCGTGGTAGTGGTGTCTGGGCGGAATCAACTACCCCCACTGTTGCTAATTGCACCTTTATTAATTGCAAGCGCGAGGGTGTATTTGCTACAGGTGATGCTAACCCAGTAATTATTGGGAATGTTTTTACCGAGAATGCAGCCAACGGAATTGCGATCGCTAAAAATTCTCAAGGTAAACTTCAAGGTAATGTCTGCTTTAAAACAGGTTTTGGCATTGCCATTAGTGACACTGCATCACCCACACTTATAGATAATAAAATTTACGAAAACCGTTCTGGGATAATCGCCTCTGGTAATTCCCGTCCCATATTGCGTAATAATCTTATTGAAAACAATACAGATGATGGTTTGACTGTTATTGCTAATGCCCTACCTGATCTTGGTAATACCAATACCCCAGGCGGTAACATTCTACGCAATAATGCTAAATTTGATGTACAAAATGTTAGTGCCAATAAGTTAGTATCTGTCGGTAATCAAATAGATAAAACTAAGGTTGCAGGGAATATAGAGTTTGTAGATATTCAAGTTACAGCACCGACACCAACTCCAACACCAACGCCGACACCAACTCCAATTCCAACTCCAACTCCAACTCCAATAGCAACACCAACGCCAACTCCAATACCAACGCCTATCCCCGTACCTATACCAATACCAACCCCCGAACCTGAACTTGAACCTGAACCAATAGTAACTCCAACACCAACGCCAATACCAACGCCAATACCAACACCAACGCCAACACCAACGCCAATACCAACTCCAATACCAACACCAATTCCAACTCCAACGCCAACGCCAATTCCAACTCCAATACCAACTCCAACGCCGACACCAACTCCAATTCCAAGCCCTATAAACTTAAAAGATATTGGTAATCATTGGGCTGCACCATTTATTCAGGAATTAGTCAAACAGGGAATAGTTAGCGGTTTTCCAGATGGGACATTTAAACCTGATGCTACAATGACACGCGGACAATATGCAGCCTTATTAGTTAAAGCTTTTAACCCAGCACCAAATCGGGCTGTCATCAGATTTCAAGATGTACCTGAAAACTTCTGGGCATTTAAGGTGATTGTACAGGCATATCAAGGTCTATTCCTTTCTGGTTATCCCGATGGAACATTCAAACCCAATCAGAATATTCAGCGTGTGCAAGTTATAGTTTCCTTGGTCAATGGGCTAGGATTAGGTTTACCTACTAATGTTGCCAACGCCATTAAAGTTTTTGATGATAATGCCAAAATTCCTGATTATGGTAAAAATCAGGTAGCCAAAGCCATAGACAAAAAAATTATCGTTAATTACCCCAATATCAAACTACTCAATCCTACCCGCGATGCTACACGCGGCGAGGTAGTAGCGATAGTGTATCAAGCTTTAGTCGATGCTCGTCGTGTACCGGCAATTAATTCACCTTACATCGTTAGTTAG
- a CDS encoding class I SAM-dependent methyltransferase: MSQLFPGEVFANTADFDHGIRSLLPRYDEILDVLTHCLPSNSHYILELGCGTGEVSLKVLKCCPEAQIIALDYSPRMLQFAQDKITAAGYEQRWTGIQADFGEWAINSEKLDIGSEFDACVSSLAIHHLQDEMKLKLFKRIAASLKQDGCFWNADPILPESPALAEIYQEAREEWANQQGTNLTEIRAKVGNSSQQGYSDQDQLATLDTHLQMLTQAGFKTVAVPWKYYGLAIFGGFR; this comes from the coding sequence ATGTCACAGCTATTTCCTGGAGAAGTATTCGCCAATACGGCTGATTTTGATCACGGGATTCGTAGTTTATTGCCACGATACGATGAAATACTAGATGTTCTTACCCATTGTCTGCCTTCTAATAGTCATTACATTTTAGAATTAGGCTGCGGTACAGGTGAAGTTAGTCTCAAGGTACTTAAATGCTGTCCAGAGGCGCAAATTATTGCCCTAGATTACTCACCCCGGATGCTGCAATTTGCCCAAGATAAAATCACCGCAGCCGGATACGAACAAAGATGGACGGGAATACAAGCGGATTTCGGTGAATGGGCTATTAATTCAGAAAAATTAGATATTGGTAGTGAATTTGATGCTTGTGTTTCATCCTTAGCGATTCACCATCTTCAGGATGAGATGAAGCTAAAATTATTTAAGCGTATTGCTGCCAGTCTCAAACAAGATGGTTGTTTTTGGAATGCAGACCCAATTTTACCCGAATCGCCAGCCCTAGCGGAAATTTATCAAGAGGCGCGAGAAGAATGGGCAAACCAACAAGGGACTAATTTAACAGAGATTCGCGCTAAAGTTGGTAACAGCAGTCAACAAGGATACTCTGATCAAGACCAACTTGCTACTTTAGACACTCATCTGCAAATGCTGACTCAGGCTGGATTTAAGACTGTAGCAGTACCTTGGAAGTATTATGGGTTAGCCATTTTTGGAGGATTTAGATAG
- a CDS encoding AI-2E family transporter: MNETNITKIWDQLNNAKLIRYVLLFALGWGIVQFLSYFATVIVVFIFAGILAFLLSYPVRWSERFLPHSIAVIIVFLLSLLIVVGLVATLGFAILSQGQELVNQAPKFLDSAISILDRLQIFLTNLNFRVDFKAIENELRNQVLSFIGTGLVNIPGLLFNFIDLILIAVVAFFMLLDGQRVWCFILKIFPENMRDKLTVAIQQNFLGFFWGRLLLSLFFGVSVFIVFIILQLPYALFLAAIAGVFDLIPGIGATIGIALVSLIVLPQGIWVSIKVLIGCILLQQVEENLLMPRIMQGSINMNPVFMFFALLVGAKVAGLVGVFLSIPLAGVLISLFNIEEMQGGG; encoded by the coding sequence ATGAATGAGACAAATATTACAAAAATCTGGGATCAGCTAAATAATGCCAAGCTGATCCGCTATGTATTACTTTTTGCACTGGGTTGGGGAATTGTTCAATTTTTAAGTTATTTTGCTACAGTAATTGTTGTTTTTATTTTTGCAGGTATTCTCGCATTTTTGTTGAGTTATCCAGTACGGTGGTCTGAGAGATTTTTACCACATAGTATTGCAGTTATCATAGTTTTTTTACTCAGTTTACTAATTGTTGTAGGGTTAGTAGCTACACTGGGTTTTGCAATTTTATCTCAAGGACAAGAACTAGTAAATCAAGCACCTAAATTTCTAGATTCTGCTATTAGTATATTAGATAGATTACAAATTTTCTTGACAAATTTAAATTTCCGAGTTGATTTTAAAGCTATAGAAAATGAACTCCGCAATCAGGTACTATCATTTATTGGTACTGGTTTGGTAAATATTCCAGGGTTATTATTTAATTTCATAGATTTGATTCTGATAGCAGTTGTAGCTTTCTTTATGTTGCTAGATGGTCAAAGAGTTTGGTGTTTTATTTTAAAAATTTTCCCAGAGAATATGCGGGATAAACTCACAGTAGCAATTCAACAGAACTTTTTAGGATTCTTTTGGGGACGCTTATTGTTATCTTTGTTTTTTGGAGTTTCAGTATTTATTGTATTTATTATTTTGCAATTACCTTACGCGCTATTTTTAGCAGCGATCGCAGGGGTATTTGATTTAATTCCTGGCATCGGAGCTACAATCGGAATTGCTCTGGTTTCTCTAATTGTTTTACCTCAAGGAATTTGGGTGAGTATAAAAGTATTAATTGGTTGTATTCTGCTCCAGCAAGTAGAAGAAAATTTACTCATGCCGCGAATTATGCAAGGCTCAATTAACATGAATCCAGTCTTTATGTTTTTTGCCTTATTAGTAGGAGCTAAAGTTGCAGGATTGGTGGGAGTTTTCTTATCTATTCCCTTAGCGGGAGTATTAATTAGTTTGTTTAACATTGAAGAGATGCAGGGAGGAGGTTGA
- a CDS encoding TlyA family RNA methyltransferase, whose product MVKQRLDTLLVELDLCTSRALAQRLIQAGEVMVNQQVIDKPGTEVDAAAQIKIKERSRFVSRGGDKLAKALDVFAIPIAGRVCLDGGISTGGFTDCLLQAGAKLVYGVDVGYGQTDWGLRNNPQVKLRERTNLRQLEPGDLYGEDDPIPDLAVVDVSFISLTKILPAVWRLTQPPREAVLLVKPQFEVGKSRVGKKGVVRDPDDQADAIFQVLRVANELGWRYKGLTWSPITGPAGNIEYLLWLQTEGETPPLDLSAIQQMTESAIADFHQKSAVNRQPSTL is encoded by the coding sequence TTGGTTAAGCAGCGACTTGATACCTTATTAGTAGAGTTAGATTTATGTACTTCTCGCGCTTTAGCACAGAGGCTAATTCAGGCGGGGGAAGTGATGGTTAATCAACAGGTAATTGATAAGCCTGGGACAGAGGTTGATGCTGCTGCTCAAATTAAGATTAAAGAGCGATCGCGGTTTGTGTCTCGTGGTGGTGATAAACTCGCTAAGGCTTTAGATGTATTTGCGATTCCCATTGCAGGGCGTGTTTGCTTAGATGGGGGGATTTCTACAGGCGGCTTTACTGATTGTTTACTACAAGCTGGAGCTAAATTAGTTTACGGCGTTGATGTCGGTTATGGACAAACCGACTGGGGTTTACGCAATAATCCCCAGGTGAAGTTGCGGGAACGTACAAATTTACGTCAACTAGAACCTGGGGATTTATATGGTGAAGATGACCCGATTCCTGATTTGGCGGTGGTGGATGTCTCGTTTATTTCCTTAACCAAGATTTTGCCTGCTGTCTGGCGACTAACTCAACCCCCTCGTGAAGCAGTGTTGCTGGTCAAGCCTCAGTTTGAAGTCGGGAAATCTCGTGTAGGTAAAAAAGGTGTGGTGCGCGACCCCGATGACCAAGCTGATGCTATTTTCCAGGTGTTGCGAGTAGCTAACGAATTAGGTTGGAGATACAAAGGTTTAACTTGGTCGCCCATTACTGGCCCGGCTGGAAATATTGAATACCTCTTATGGTTACAAACAGAAGGTGAAACACCACCGCTAGATTTAAGTGCTATCCAACAAATGACGGAATCAGCCATAGCTGATTTTCACCAAAAAAGTGCAGTCAACCGTCAACCGTCAACACTCTAA
- a CDS encoding helix-turn-helix domain-containing protein, which produces MTLTFNSEKYKELLTAYLPKLIKTEAENEQALAIVEDLMHRERTPEENELYQLLITLIEKFEQEYYQPDQPNIPQSMLLFLLEQSDKTKADLQAVLDSENLVDNILNGNQKITPELAQKLGGFFHVEASLFASP; this is translated from the coding sequence ATGACCCTTACTTTTAATTCAGAAAAATACAAAGAACTATTAACAGCGTATCTTCCCAAGCTGATCAAAACTGAAGCAGAAAACGAACAAGCGTTAGCCATTGTTGAAGATTTAATGCACCGTGAACGCACTCCTGAAGAGAATGAACTCTATCAATTATTAATAACTTTAATTGAAAAATTTGAACAAGAATATTATCAACCTGATCAACCAAATATACCTCAATCTATGCTGTTATTTCTTTTAGAACAATCTGATAAAACCAAAGCTGATTTACAAGCTGTTTTAGATTCAGAAAATTTGGTTGATAATATTTTAAACGGCAATCAAAAGATAACTCCAGAATTAGCGCAAAAACTTGGAGGCTTTTTTCATGTGGAAGCAAGTTTATTTGCAAGTCCCTGA
- a CDS encoding NADPH-dependent FMN reductase, whose protein sequence is MVKIVGIGGSLRPNSYTQLALQVAAQRLEAIGAEVEILDLRQLQLPFCTGAKEYSEYPDVQKLRDTVRNSDGLVLATPEYHGGVSGVIKNALDLMSFEELSGKVTGLISVLGGQSNSNALNDLRLIIRWVHGWVIPEQIAIGQAYGAFSPEGKILDEKLSQRFDQFAQSLVDNTRKLKGVN, encoded by the coding sequence ATGGTAAAAATTGTTGGCATCGGCGGTAGTTTAAGACCCAACTCCTACACCCAATTGGCTTTACAAGTAGCAGCACAACGGCTAGAAGCTATAGGTGCAGAGGTAGAAATTCTCGATTTACGACAGTTGCAATTACCATTTTGCACCGGAGCTAAAGAATATTCAGAATATCCTGATGTTCAGAAGTTGCGTGATACTGTACGCAACAGCGATGGATTAGTTTTAGCTACCCCTGAATATCATGGCGGTGTTAGCGGTGTCATCAAAAATGCCCTAGATTTAATGAGTTTTGAGGAATTGTCTGGAAAAGTCACAGGACTAATTAGTGTGCTGGGTGGTCAATCCAATAGCAACGCTTTAAACGATCTGCGGTTGATTATCCGTTGGGTACATGGTTGGGTAATTCCAGAACAAATTGCGATCGGACAAGCTTATGGTGCTTTCAGTCCCGAAGGTAAAATTTTAGATGAAAAGCTTTCTCAAAGATTTGATCAATTCGCTCAAAGTTTAGTTGACAACACTCGCAAACTCAAGGGAGTCAATTAG
- a CDS encoding Calvin cycle protein CP12, producing MTGTFNVGLNTVNSGGNGITDLEKAILAAIAEARSTCEQSGDNSPNCAVAWDIVEELQAEKSHQQQALKYKTALDKYCELYPEALECLIYDV from the coding sequence ATGACAGGAACTTTCAACGTAGGTCTAAATACTGTTAACTCTGGTGGTAATGGAATTACAGATTTAGAGAAAGCAATTTTAGCAGCGATCGCAGAAGCCCGTAGCACCTGTGAACAAAGTGGCGATAATTCTCCTAATTGTGCTGTAGCCTGGGATATTGTAGAAGAATTACAAGCCGAAAAATCTCATCAACAACAAGCCTTAAAATATAAAACCGCTTTAGATAAATACTGCGAATTATATCCAGAGGCTTTAGAGTGTCTAATTTATGATGTTTAG
- a CDS encoding type II toxin-antitoxin system HigB family toxin: MHVISFKLLREYGENHADSEEALNNWYKIASKAKWSDLVEVQQVFAKAEAVGNFTVFNIKGNKYRLIVSIDYEGQLIYIKYILTHAEYDKDNWKNDPYF; encoded by the coding sequence ATGCACGTTATTAGTTTTAAACTATTAAGAGAATATGGAGAAAATCACGCTGATTCTGAGGAAGCTCTGAATAACTGGTATAAAATTGCTAGTAAAGCTAAATGGTCAGACTTGGTTGAAGTACAGCAAGTTTTTGCTAAAGCTGAGGCTGTAGGTAACTTTACAGTTTTCAATATTAAAGGCAATAAATACCGCTTGATTGTTAGTATAGATTATGAAGGTCAATTAATTTATATTAAATATATCCTCACTCACGCAGAATACGATAAGGATAATTGGAAAAATGACCCTTACTTTTAA
- a CDS encoding hemolysin family protein → MLQLITIIFVVILGSALCSSIETALFSVSTLRVRQLAQSNNPSAVALLAIRENMNRPIATIVILNNIFNIIGSIVTGSVATQALGSRWLGVFSAVLTFLIIIFGEIIPKTIGERYCEPIAMLTAIPITGLSIVFTPLVWILENVTAPFSKGKKRPTTNEAEIKLLANIGQQEGIIESNEAEMIQRVFKLNDVTASDLMTPRIMLTHIDGHLTIAEATAEIIASQHTRIIVTDDSIDQVMGFTLKQELLTAIVQGNQNHQISTLTRKVRFVPEVIQADRLLKNFIEAREHLAVVVDEYGSVAGVITLEDVLEVITGEIVDETDRSVDLQEIARKKREKMLQSISNSNSSWQ, encoded by the coding sequence ATGCTACAGCTAATCACTATCATCTTTGTTGTAATTCTAGGTTCAGCGTTGTGTTCTAGTATAGAAACCGCGCTGTTTTCTGTTTCTACCCTCAGGGTCAGACAATTAGCACAATCAAATAACCCGTCAGCCGTTGCACTATTGGCGATTCGGGAAAATATGAATCGCCCAATTGCAACCATTGTGATTCTCAATAACATCTTTAATATTATTGGCAGTATCGTCACAGGTAGCGTTGCAACTCAAGCATTAGGATCACGGTGGTTAGGTGTATTTTCAGCTGTCTTGACTTTCTTGATTATCATTTTTGGTGAAATTATTCCCAAAACAATAGGAGAAAGGTATTGTGAACCAATTGCAATGCTAACAGCTATACCCATTACTGGGCTTTCTATTGTCTTTACACCCCTAGTATGGATTTTAGAAAACGTCACTGCACCCTTTTCTAAAGGTAAAAAAAGACCTACTACTAATGAGGCAGAAATCAAGCTACTTGCAAATATTGGTCAGCAGGAAGGGATCATTGAAAGTAATGAAGCAGAAATGATTCAGAGGGTGTTTAAACTCAATGATGTCACAGCTTCGGATCTCATGACCCCCCGCATTATGCTGACACATATCGACGGACATCTCACGATCGCTGAGGCGACAGCAGAAATTATCGCTTCCCAGCATACCCGGATTATTGTGACGGATGACTCGATTGATCAAGTCATGGGTTTTACTTTAAAACAGGAATTACTCACTGCGATCGTTCAAGGAAATCAAAATCACCAAATTTCTACACTGACTCGCAAAGTTCGCTTCGTACCTGAAGTAATTCAAGCAGATAGACTGCTAAAAAACTTCATCGAAGCCCGTGAACATCTGGCTGTAGTAGTAGATGAATATGGTAGTGTCGCCGGTGTAATCACTTTAGAAGATGTGCTGGAAGTGATAACCGGTGAAATTGTCGATGAGACTGATAGAAGTGTTGATTTGCAAGAAATCGCCCGTAAAAAGCGAGAAAAAATGTTGCAATCTATTAGTAATAGTAATTCCTCTTGGCAATGA
- a CDS encoding MarR family winged helix-turn-helix transcriptional regulator: MIVQPDHSLTTESWQHNLAPYNLGYRIKLLSQLLTRKFTDKLEPFGLTPFHWLVLCCLWQEDGLPTSSIGEKLQQVGGTLTGVLDRMEERGLVRRERDTHDRRIWRIWLTDAGKELETVLPPIAAEVREEAMQGIAIADREIFSQLLNRAIANLS; this comes from the coding sequence ATGATTGTTCAACCCGATCATTCTCTAACTACAGAGTCATGGCAGCATAACCTAGCCCCTTATAACTTGGGTTATAGAATCAAACTACTTTCACAGTTACTTACCCGCAAGTTTACTGATAAGCTAGAACCCTTTGGCTTAACACCATTTCATTGGCTGGTTTTATGCTGTTTGTGGCAAGAAGATGGTTTACCTACTTCTAGTATTGGGGAAAAACTTCAACAAGTGGGGGGTACACTAACTGGTGTCCTAGACCGGATGGAAGAACGTGGTTTAGTGCGTCGAGAACGGGATACCCACGATCGCCGTATCTGGCGAATTTGGCTAACTGATGCTGGGAAGGAATTAGAAACTGTATTACCACCGATCGCAGCTGAGGTGCGTGAGGAAGCCATGCAAGGTATTGCTATTGCTGATCGGGAAATTTTTTCCCAACTTCTCAATCGTGCGATCGCTAACCTTTCTTAA
- the ftsH gene encoding ATP-dependent zinc metalloprotease FtsH yields the protein MKNFAKKALMKQQSPKRVAWTGALAASLIMLPTMFGGNPALAEKTERDSLTYGGLIQKINQDQVKKVELDETEQIAKVYLKGEKPDAAPKQVRLLEQNTELISKLKEKNVDFGQVSSANSRAAVGLLINLMWILPLVALMLLFLRRSTNASSQAMNFGKSRARFQMEAKTGVKFDDVAGIEEAKEELQEVVTFLKQPERFTAVGARIPKGVLLVGPPGTGKTLLAKAIAGEAAVPFFSISGSEFVEMFVGVGASRVRDLFKKAKENAPCLIFIDEIDAVGRQRGAGIGGGNDEREQTLNQLLTEMDGFEGNTGIIIIAATNRPDVLDAALLRPGRFDRQVIVDAPDLKGRLEILRVHSKNKKVDPDVSLDAIARRTPGFTGADLANLLNEAAILTARRRKEAITILEIDNAIDRVVAGMEGTPLVDSKSKRLIAYHEVGHALIGTLIKDHDPVQKVTLIPRGQAQGLTWFTPNEEQGLISRSQLKARITSTLGGRAAEEIVFGKSEVTTGAGDDLQKVTSMARQMVTRFGMSELGPLSLETQNNEVFLGRDWMNKSEYSEQIAAKIDSQVREIVNICYQTSKELLQENRALMERLVDLLADQETIDGDLFRKIVDENNTQLIDEKVAVSH from the coding sequence ATGAAAAATTTTGCTAAGAAGGCATTGATGAAACAGCAATCACCAAAGCGCGTTGCTTGGACTGGTGCATTAGCAGCCAGTTTGATTATGTTACCGACTATGTTTGGAGGTAATCCTGCTTTAGCAGAAAAGACGGAACGCGATTCTTTAACCTATGGGGGATTAATTCAGAAAATTAATCAAGATCAAGTCAAAAAAGTAGAACTGGATGAAACTGAACAGATAGCAAAAGTTTATTTAAAAGGTGAAAAGCCAGACGCAGCACCAAAACAGGTGAGGCTATTAGAGCAAAATACAGAGTTGATTTCTAAACTCAAAGAAAAAAACGTTGATTTTGGTCAAGTCTCTTCTGCCAATAGTAGGGCTGCGGTGGGGTTATTGATTAACCTCATGTGGATTTTGCCTCTGGTGGCTTTAATGCTGCTGTTTCTGCGTCGGTCTACCAATGCTTCTAGCCAAGCGATGAATTTTGGTAAATCGAGAGCGCGTTTCCAAATGGAAGCCAAAACCGGCGTGAAATTTGATGATGTAGCTGGTATTGAAGAAGCTAAAGAAGAATTACAAGAAGTTGTCACTTTTTTAAAGCAACCGGAAAGATTTACAGCCGTTGGCGCACGTATTCCCAAAGGGGTGCTGCTGGTAGGCCCTCCAGGTACAGGTAAAACTTTACTAGCAAAAGCGATCGCTGGGGAAGCTGCTGTACCATTCTTTAGTATTTCCGGTTCTGAGTTTGTGGAAATGTTCGTGGGTGTAGGTGCTTCCCGCGTCCGCGATTTATTTAAGAAAGCCAAAGAAAATGCCCCCTGTCTCATATTTATTGATGAAATTGATGCGGTAGGTAGACAACGGGGTGCGGGTATTGGTGGCGGTAACGACGAGAGAGAGCAAACCCTCAACCAGTTACTGACTGAGATGGATGGCTTTGAAGGTAACACTGGCATTATTATTATTGCTGCTACCAACCGTCCTGATGTCTTAGATGCAGCATTACTCAGACCGGGACGCTTTGATCGCCAGGTGATAGTTGATGCACCCGATCTTAAGGGTCGCTTGGAGATTTTGAGAGTTCATTCCAAGAATAAGAAAGTTGATCCTGATGTATCTTTAGATGCGATCGCCCGCCGGACACCAGGGTTCACCGGTGCAGATTTAGCCAACTTACTCAATGAAGCTGCCATTCTCACCGCCAGAAGACGCAAAGAAGCCATTACCATCCTCGAAATTGATAATGCTATAGACCGAGTTGTCGCGGGGATGGAAGGGACACCCCTAGTAGACAGCAAGAGCAAACGCTTGATTGCTTACCACGAAGTCGGACACGCCTTAATTGGCACATTAATTAAAGACCATGACCCAGTGCAGAAAGTCACCCTCATTCCACGGGGACAAGCACAAGGTTTAACTTGGTTTACTCCCAACGAAGAACAAGGCTTAATTTCCCGTTCCCAACTCAAAGCCAGAATTACGTCTACTTTAGGCGGTCGTGCGGCTGAGGAAATTGTTTTTGGTAAATCAGAAGTGACAACAGGTGCAGGAGACGACCTGCAAAAAGTCACATCAATGGCACGCCAAATGGTGACACGTTTTGGTATGTCTGAATTAGGGCCATTATCCCTAGAAACTCAAAATAACGAGGTATTTTTAGGTCGTGACTGGATGAATAAATCAGAATATTCTGAGCAAATAGCTGCCAAGATTGATTCACAAGTTCGTGAAATTGTCAATATTTGCTACCAAACATCTAAGGAATTATTGCAAGAAAACCGAGCATTAATGGAACGTCTAGTAGATTTGTTGGCAGACCAAGAAACAATTGATGGTGATTTATTCCGCAAAATTGTGGATGAGAATAATACACAATTAATTGATGAAAAGGTCGCGGTATCTCATTAA